In a genomic window of Venatoribacter cucullus:
- the proB gene encoding glutamate 5-kinase → MTTVEWQETRQKLAQKKRWVIKIGSALLTNDGRGLNRDGMQSWVDQIAALLALGHEVVLVSSGSVAEGMTRLGWKTRPEEVHKLQAAAAVGQMGLVQAYERAFAQHQRNTAQILLTHDDLSDRKRYLNARTTLRTLLDMGVVPVINENDTVVTDEIKFGDNDTLGALVANLVEADLLVILTDQQGLFTADPRSNPDAKLIAEGQASDPCYAAMAGGGGALGRGGMITKVRAATLAARSGADTLIVGGRIDNVITRLRAGEVLGTLLLADKERDAARKQWLAGHLQSHGELTLDAGAVKALRDSGRSLLPIGVIAAQGKFERGQLVICKDEQGAVVAKGLVNYSHKDAARILRTPTAQIEQALGYIAEPEIIHRDNLVVL, encoded by the coding sequence ATGACGACTGTTGAGTGGCAGGAAACCCGCCAGAAACTGGCGCAGAAAAAACGCTGGGTCATCAAGATCGGCAGTGCCCTGCTGACCAACGATGGCCGTGGTCTGAATCGTGACGGTATGCAAAGCTGGGTCGACCAGATCGCCGCACTGCTGGCATTGGGGCATGAGGTTGTGCTGGTGTCGTCCGGGTCGGTGGCCGAAGGCATGACCCGGCTGGGCTGGAAAACCCGCCCGGAAGAAGTGCATAAGCTGCAGGCGGCCGCTGCGGTTGGTCAGATGGGGTTGGTACAGGCCTATGAACGGGCCTTTGCCCAGCATCAGCGCAACACCGCGCAGATTCTGCTGACCCATGATGACCTCAGTGATCGCAAGCGTTACCTGAACGCCCGCACCACGCTGCGCACGCTGCTGGACATGGGTGTGGTACCGGTCATTAACGAAAACGACACCGTGGTGACCGATGAAATCAAATTCGGTGACAACGATACGCTTGGCGCTTTGGTCGCCAACCTGGTGGAAGCCGATCTGCTGGTGATTCTGACCGACCAGCAGGGTTTGTTTACCGCTGATCCGCGCTCTAACCCCGATGCCAAGTTAATTGCCGAAGGTCAGGCCTCGGACCCCTGTTATGCGGCCATGGCCGGTGGCGGTGGTGCGCTGGGTCGTGGCGGTATGATCACCAAGGTGCGCGCCGCCACTCTGGCTGCCCGCTCCGGTGCCGATACCCTGATCGTTGGTGGCCGGATTGACAACGTGATTACCCGGCTGCGCGCCGGCGAGGTGCTGGGCACCTTGTTGCTGGCCGACAAAGAACGCGATGCCGCCCGTAAGCAATGGCTGGCTGGTCATCTGCAGTCTCACGGTGAGCTGACCCTGGATGCCGGCGCCGTTAAAGCATTACGCGACAGCGGTCGCAGTCTGCTGCCGATTGGCGTGATTGCCGCGCAGGGTAAATTTGAACGCGGTCAGCTGGTGATCTGCAAAGATGAGCAGGGCGCGGTGGTGGCGAAAGGGCTGGTGAACTACAGCCACAAAGACGCTGCGCGCATTCTGCGTACTCCCACGGCCCAAATTGAGCAGGCGCTGGGGTATATTGCTGAGCCGGAGATTATCCACCGCGATAATCTGGTGGTGC